From one Phocaeicola salanitronis DSM 18170 genomic stretch:
- the rpsB gene encoding 30S ribosomal protein S2 — protein sequence MSRVNFDTLLEAGCHFGHLKRKWNPAMAPYIFMERNGIHIIDLNKTVAKVDEAAEALKQIAKSGKKVLFVATKKQAKQIVAEKATSVNMPYVIERWPGGMLTNFPTIRKAVKKMATIDKLTNDGTYANLSKREILQISRQRAKLEKNLGSIADLTRLPSALFVVDVMKENIAVREANRLGIPVFAIVDTNSDPTNVDFVIPANDDATKSVEVILDACCAAMAEGLEERKAEKVDMEAAGENAPKAGKKKAAKARMDKAEQDAINASKAAAFISKEDEEA from the coding sequence ATGTCAAGAGTAAATTTTGATACTTTATTGGAGGCTGGTTGCCACTTCGGACACTTGAAAAGAAAGTGGAATCCTGCAATGGCTCCTTATATCTTTATGGAACGTAACGGCATCCATATCATCGACTTGAACAAGACCGTTGCCAAAGTAGACGAAGCTGCTGAAGCTTTGAAACAAATTGCAAAATCAGGAAAAAAAGTCCTGTTTGTTGCTACTAAGAAACAAGCAAAACAGATTGTAGCCGAAAAGGCTACTTCTGTAAACATGCCTTATGTAATCGAACGTTGGCCGGGCGGTATGTTAACTAACTTCCCGACAATCCGTAAGGCTGTGAAGAAAATGGCTACTATTGATAAATTGACTAATGACGGAACCTACGCAAACTTGTCGAAGAGAGAAATTCTTCAGATTTCTCGCCAGCGTGCTAAATTGGAAAAGAACCTGGGTTCTATCGCGGACTTGACTCGTCTGCCGTCTGCATTGTTTGTGGTTGACGTAATGAAAGAAAATATCGCGGTACGTGAAGCAAACCGTTTGGGTATTCCTGTATTTGCAATCGTAGATACAAACTCAGATCCTACCAATGTAGATTTCGTAATTCCGGCTAACGATGATGCTACGAAATCTGTAGAAGTAATCTTGGACGCATGCTGCGCCGCTATGGCAGAAGGCTTGGAAGAAAGAAAAGCTGAAAAAGTAGACATGGAAGCTGCCGGTGAAAATGCACCGAAGGCTGGCAAGAAGAAAGCTGCAAAGGCTCGTATGGATAAGGCTGAACAAGACGCAATCAATGCGTCTAAGGCAGCTGCTTTCATCTCAAAGGAAGACGAAGAAGCTTAA
- the rpsI gene encoding 30S ribosomal protein S9 — MEVVNALGRRKSAVARVFVSEGTGKITINKRDLAQYFPSPILQYVVKQPLNKLEVAEKYDIKVNLNGGGFTGQSQALRLAIARALVKINPEDKKTLRAEGFMTRDSRAVERKKPGRPKARRRFQFSKR; from the coding sequence ATGGAAGTAGTAAATGCATTAGGCAGACGTAAAAGCGCAGTAGCTCGTGTTTTCGTTAGTGAAGGTACAGGAAAGATTACTATTAACAAGAGAGACCTTGCACAGTACTTTCCATCACCTATCCTGCAATATGTAGTAAAACAGCCGTTGAATAAGTTGGAAGTGGCTGAAAAATATGATATCAAAGTAAACCTGAATGGTGGCGGATTTACAGGACAGTCTCAGGCTTTGCGTCTTGCCATTGCCCGCGCATTGGTGAAAATCAATCCTGAAGACAAGAAGACGCTTCGTGCAGAAGGCTTCATGACACGTGATTCACGTGCCGTTGAACGTAAGAAACCGGGTCGTCCGAAAGCACGTCGCAGATTCCAGTTCAGTAAACGTTAA
- the rplM gene encoding 50S ribosomal protein L13, translated as MDTLSYKTISANKATVNKEWVIVDATDQVVGRLGAKVAKLLRGKYKPNFTPHVDCGDNVIIINASKVKFTGNKWTDKVYLSYTGYPGGQREITPARLVQKPNGYDKLMRRVVKGMLPKNRLGAKLLGNLYVYEGAEHKHEAQSPKVIDINSLK; from the coding sequence GTGGATACTTTAAGTTACAAGACCATTTCTGCAAACAAGGCTACTGTGAACAAAGAATGGGTCATAGTAGATGCTACCGATCAGGTTGTAGGCCGTCTCGGTGCTAAAGTTGCGAAACTTTTGAGAGGTAAGTACAAACCGAACTTTACCCCTCACGTAGATTGTGGCGATAATGTGATTATCATTAACGCAAGTAAGGTGAAATTTACAGGAAACAAATGGACTGACAAGGTTTACCTGAGCTATACCGGCTATCCCGGCGGTCAGCGTGAAATCACTCCGGCTCGTTTGGTTCAGAAACCTAACGGATACGACAAGTTGATGAGACGTGTCGTAAAAGGCATGCTTCCCAAGAACCGTTTGGGCGCTAAGCTGTTGGGCAACCTGTATGTGTATGAAGGCGCTGAGCACAAGCACGAGGCTCAGAGTCCGAAAGTAATCGATATTAATTCACTTAAATAA
- a CDS encoding DUF4488 domain-containing protein, protein MKARSLFIAVVCSFMGVVNSYAQDWFNSTTPESLKGVWQMCFYSSSLPALPGELKPSNSLKILGESGEFTNVVMMPAGAIIIGSGTYTLNSDSTYTEHVKKNIHLPSLEGKDNLMHFELAENGTLMFVKFKTPEVGDDVWSHEIWRKIEMPSSYPTDIVR, encoded by the coding sequence ATGAAAGCACGTTCTTTATTTATCGCGGTAGTGTGCTCATTTATGGGTGTGGTGAATTCGTATGCTCAAGACTGGTTTAATTCAACTACTCCGGAATCATTGAAAGGTGTATGGCAAATGTGTTTCTATAGTTCTTCTTTGCCGGCTCTCCCGGGAGAACTGAAGCCAAGTAATTCGTTGAAGATTTTGGGTGAAAGCGGTGAGTTTACCAATGTGGTTATGATGCCTGCGGGCGCTATTATCATCGGGTCGGGGACCTATACGTTGAATTCCGATTCTACTTATACTGAGCATGTTAAGAAAAACATTCATCTTCCGAGTCTGGAGGGTAAAGATAACTTGATGCATTTTGAACTGGCTGAAAACGGCACGCTGATGTTTGTGAAGTTTAAAACGCCTGAAGTGGGTGACGATGTTTGGTCGCACGAAATCTGGAGAAAAATCGAAATGCCGTCCAGCTATCCGACCGACATTGTGCGTTAA
- the asnS gene encoding asparagine--tRNA ligase, with protein sequence MEKIRRTKIVDLLKCRDFGTMVNVRGWVRTRRGSKQVSFIALNDGSTINNVQIVVDLANFDEELLKQITTGACLSVNGILVESVGAGQAAEIQAREIEVLGVCDNTYPLQKKGHSMEFLREIAHLRPRTNTFGAVFRIRHNMAIAIHKFFHERGFFYFHTPLITASDCEGAGQMFQVTTMNLYDLKKDENGSIIYDNDFFGKQASLTVSGQLEGELAATALGAIYTFGPTFRAENSNTPRHLAEFWMIEPEVAFNDINDNMDLAEEFIKYCVQWALDNCYDDVKFLNDHFDKELIERLQGVLKESFVRLPYTEGIKILEEAVANGHKFEFPVYWGVDLASEHERYLVEEHFKRPVILTDYPKEIKAFYMKQNEDGKTVRAMDVLFPKIGEIIGGSEREADYDKLLTRIKELNIPMKDMWWYLDTRKYGTCPHSGFGLGFERLLLFVTGMANIRDVIPFPRTPHNAEF encoded by the coding sequence ATGGAAAAGATTCGTAGAACAAAAATTGTTGACCTGCTGAAGTGCCGTGATTTCGGGACAATGGTCAATGTAAGAGGGTGGGTGCGTACCCGCCGAGGTAGCAAACAAGTTAGTTTTATTGCTTTGAATGACGGTTCTACAATAAATAATGTACAGATTGTTGTTGATCTTGCAAACTTCGATGAAGAGTTGTTGAAGCAAATTACTACCGGAGCTTGTCTGAGTGTCAACGGAATATTGGTAGAATCAGTAGGCGCAGGGCAAGCTGCCGAGATACAGGCTCGTGAAATTGAAGTGTTGGGCGTATGTGATAATACCTATCCGCTCCAAAAGAAAGGGCATTCAATGGAATTTTTGCGTGAAATCGCGCATCTGCGTCCGCGTACCAATACGTTTGGCGCAGTGTTCCGCATCCGCCATAATATGGCGATTGCCATTCATAAGTTCTTCCACGAGCGAGGCTTCTTCTATTTCCATACGCCGTTGATTACCGCTTCTGATTGCGAAGGTGCCGGCCAGATGTTTCAGGTCACTACAATGAACTTGTATGATTTGAAGAAAGACGAGAACGGCTCTATCATTTATGACAATGATTTCTTTGGCAAGCAGGCCAGTTTGACCGTATCCGGACAGTTGGAAGGAGAATTGGCTGCAACGGCTTTGGGCGCGATTTATACGTTTGGCCCTACGTTCCGTGCAGAGAATTCGAACACTCCGCGTCACTTGGCTGAGTTCTGGATGATTGAGCCGGAGGTGGCTTTCAATGACATCAATGACAACATGGACCTGGCGGAAGAGTTCATCAAGTATTGCGTGCAATGGGCTTTGGATAATTGCTATGATGACGTGAAGTTCCTGAACGACCATTTTGATAAGGAATTGATCGAACGCTTGCAAGGCGTGTTGAAAGAAAGTTTCGTACGCTTGCCTTACACGGAAGGCATTAAGATATTGGAAGAAGCCGTGGCAAACGGACATAAGTTCGAATTCCCGGTATATTGGGGCGTCGATTTGGCTTCGGAGCACGAACGTTATTTGGTAGAAGAGCATTTCAAGCGTCCGGTTATCCTGACCGATTATCCGAAAGAAATCAAGGCGTTCTATATGAAGCAGAACGAGGACGGCAAAACGGTGCGTGCGATGGACGTCTTGTTCCCGAAAATCGGTGAGATTATCGGCGGCTCGGAGCGTGAAGCCGATTATGATAAGTTGCTCACCCGTATCAAGGAATTGAATATTCCGATGAAAGACATGTGGTGGTATTTGGATACACGCAAATACGGAACCTGTCCGCACTCAGGATTCGGGCTGGGTTTCGAGCGCTTGTTGTTGTTTGTGACCGGCATGGCGAACATCCGCGATGTCATACCGTTCCCGCGTACTCCGCATAATGCAGAATTCTAA
- a CDS encoding pseudouridine synthase → MAEKEDRQEGENYQSGRDGYKSYNNREGYNKYNRGDRGNGYERRPRFNSNSDERPQRPYRPRYNNQGEEGGYRPQRSSYAPRYNKEENGEQRPYRPRYNNGPQGEGGYRPQRSSYTPRYNKEENGEQRPYRPRYNNGPQGEGGYRPSRPYNSNQSGGYGRPQGGRPRTADYNPNAKYSKKKQMEYKEVLADPNEPIRLNKFLANAGLCSRREADEFITAGVVSVNGVVVTELGTKVKRSDEVKFHDQPVKIERKVYVLLNKPKDCVTTSDDPQERKTVLDLVKDACTERIYPVGRLDRNTTGVLLLTNDGDLASKLTHPKYLKKKIYHVFLDKNVTKADLDQIASGITLDDGEIHADAISYASDTDKSQVGIEIHSGKNRIVRRIFESLGYRVIKLDRVYFAGLTKKGLRRGDWRYLTEREVNMLRMGAFE, encoded by the coding sequence ATGGCAGAGAAAGAAGACAGACAAGAAGGTGAAAACTACCAGTCTGGCCGTGACGGTTACAAATCGTATAACAACAGAGAAGGGTATAACAAGTATAATCGGGGTGACAGGGGAAATGGATATGAACGCCGTCCGAGATTTAATTCCAATTCGGATGAACGTCCGCAGCGTCCTTATCGCCCACGCTATAATAATCAAGGGGAAGAAGGCGGCTACCGCCCGCAACGCTCGTCGTATGCGCCCCGATATAATAAGGAGGAAAACGGAGAACAGCGTCCTTACCGTCCGCGTTATAACAACGGTCCGCAAGGCGAAGGCGGCTACCGCCCGCAACGTTCTTCGTACACGCCCCGATATAATAAGGAAGAGAACGGCGAACAACGCCCTTACCGTCCGCGCTATAACAACGGTCCGCAGGGTGAAGGCGGCTATCGTCCGTCACGCCCGTACAACTCCAATCAATCGGGCGGTTATGGGCGTCCGCAAGGGGGGCGTCCACGTACAGCCGATTACAATCCGAATGCCAAATACAGCAAGAAGAAACAGATGGAATACAAGGAGGTGCTGGCTGACCCGAACGAACCGATTCGTCTGAACAAGTTCTTGGCAAATGCCGGATTGTGCTCACGCCGTGAAGCCGATGAGTTTATTACGGCTGGAGTCGTTTCGGTTAACGGTGTGGTTGTAACCGAATTGGGTACGAAAGTAAAACGGAGTGATGAAGTGAAGTTTCATGACCAGCCGGTTAAGATTGAACGGAAAGTATATGTCTTGTTGAACAAGCCTAAAGATTGCGTAACGACTTCGGATGATCCGCAAGAGCGCAAGACCGTTTTGGACTTGGTGAAAGACGCTTGCACGGAACGTATTTATCCCGTAGGGCGTCTGGACCGCAATACGACGGGTGTCTTGTTGCTGACCAATGACGGTGATTTGGCTTCGAAGCTGACTCATCCCAAATATTTGAAGAAGAAAATCTATCACGTGTTCCTCGACAAGAATGTGACGAAAGCCGATTTGGACCAGATTGCTTCGGGCATCACGTTGGATGACGGGGAAATACATGCCGATGCCATCAGTTATGCTTCGGATACGGACAAGTCGCAGGTAGGCATCGAAATCCATTCTGGCAAGAACCGCATTGTCCGCCGTATCTTTGAATCGTTGGGCTATCGGGTCATTAAATTGGACCGTGTCTATTTTGCCGGTTTGACGAAGAAAGGATTGCGCCGGGGCGATTGGCGTTATTTGACAGAACGTGAAGTGAATATGCTTCGTATGGGGGCTTTTGAATAA
- the purB gene encoding adenylosuccinate lyase — MELDLLTAISPIDGRYRNKTGALAAYFSEYALMKYRVRVEIEYFITLCELPLPQLEGMDHARFDALRDIYRNFSEADAARIKEIESVTNHDVKAVEYFIKEQFDRLGGLEAYKEFIHFGLTSQDINNTSVPLSIKDALDEVYYPQLQRLIDQLEAYAEEWKDIPMLAKTHGQPASPTRLGKEIEVFAYRLKRQLAVLKACPVTAKFGGATGNYNAHHVAYPEYDWKAFGNKFVAEKLGLEREEYTTQISNYDNLGAIFDAMKRINTIMIDMNRDFWQYISMEYFKQKIKAGEVGSSAMPHKVNPIDFENAEGNLGMANAVLSHLSAKLPVSRLQRDLTDSTVLRNIGVPFGHTVIAIQSSLKGLGKLLLNEHKIYEDLDNCWSVVAEAIQTILRREAYPHPYEALKDLTRTNQAINEASIKNFIETLNVSEEVKQELRKITPHNYTGM, encoded by the coding sequence ATGGAGCTTGATTTACTCACCGCTATATCTCCCATAGACGGGCGGTATAGGAACAAGACCGGTGCTTTGGCTGCTTATTTCTCTGAGTATGCACTGATGAAATATCGGGTGCGGGTGGAAATAGAATATTTTATTACGTTGTGTGAATTGCCTTTGCCGCAACTGGAAGGCATGGATCATGCGCGTTTTGACGCGTTGCGGGATATCTACCGTAATTTCTCGGAGGCAGATGCCGCCCGTATCAAGGAGATAGAGAGCGTGACCAATCACGATGTGAAAGCCGTGGAATATTTTATCAAGGAACAATTCGACCGCCTGGGCGGGCTGGAAGCATATAAAGAGTTTATCCACTTCGGTTTGACCTCGCAGGATATCAACAATACCTCGGTGCCTTTGTCGATTAAAGACGCGTTGGATGAGGTGTATTATCCGCAGCTTCAGAGGCTGATAGACCAACTGGAAGCGTATGCCGAAGAATGGAAGGATATTCCGATGCTGGCCAAGACACACGGGCAACCGGCTTCTCCTACGCGTTTGGGAAAAGAAATTGAAGTGTTCGCTTATCGTTTGAAACGTCAGCTTGCCGTGCTGAAGGCATGTCCGGTTACGGCGAAGTTCGGTGGGGCTACGGGCAACTACAATGCGCATCATGTCGCTTATCCGGAATACGACTGGAAAGCTTTCGGAAATAAGTTCGTGGCAGAAAAGTTGGGCTTGGAACGTGAGGAGTACACCACGCAGATTTCGAACTATGACAATCTGGGCGCCATTTTCGATGCCATGAAGCGCATCAACACGATTATGATTGATATGAACCGCGACTTCTGGCAATATATCTCCATGGAGTATTTCAAGCAGAAGATTAAGGCGGGAGAAGTTGGCTCGAGCGCAATGCCGCATAAGGTGAATCCGATTGATTTCGAAAATGCGGAAGGAAACTTGGGAATGGCGAATGCCGTATTGTCGCATCTGTCTGCGAAATTGCCCGTTTCCCGTTTGCAGCGTGACCTGACCGACTCTACGGTACTGCGTAACATCGGTGTTCCGTTCGGGCATACGGTGATTGCAATCCAGAGTTCGTTGAAAGGTCTGGGCAAATTGTTGCTGAACGAGCATAAGATTTACGAGGATTTGGATAATTGCTGGAGCGTAGTGGCAGAAGCCATTCAGACCATTTTGCGCCGTGAAGCGTATCCGCATCCGTACGAGGCATTGAAAGACCTGACCCGTACCAATCAGGCTATCAATGAGGCATCTATCAAGAATTTCATCGAAACATTGAATGTAAGTGAAGAAGTAAAACAAGAATTACGCAAGATTACACCGCATAATTATACGGGAATGTGA
- a CDS encoding DUF4250 domain-containing protein codes for MELPKDPMMLFSFINTKLRDFYPSLDALCKDMNVKKEDIINPLKSAGFEYNRELNKFW; via the coding sequence ATGGAATTGCCCAAAGACCCGATGATGCTTTTCAGCTTCATCAACACCAAATTACGAGACTTCTATCCTTCGCTTGACGCGCTTTGCAAGGACATGAACGTGAAAAAAGAAGACATCATCAACCCGCTGAAATCCGCCGGATTCGAATACAACCGCGAACTGAACAAGTTCTGGTAA
- a CDS encoding transglutaminase-like domain-containing protein, which yields MRKLVCVGMLCALLSACTSPFEKQVKADFQAKKALFSQGDFFGVFDDEGLTAEERDALMFFYAYMPVGDITDYSGNFYLENIRSSFATREETEWGKKIPDDVFRHFVLPVRVNNEALDRSRMVFHDELMPRLKGLAMYDAVLEVNHWCHEKANYQPSDARTSSPLATVRTAYGRCGEESTFLVAALRSVGIPARQVYTPRWAHTDDNHAWVEAWVDGKWYFLGACEPEPVLNLGWFNEPASRGMLMHTKVFGYYEGPEEVMRTTANYTEINVIGNYAQNAPVTVLVTDIDGKPVGDACVRFGIYNYAEFYPVSSQKTGADGRASLSAGLGDMVVLAVKDRAFGIQKVSFGKDKEVELRLEHQVGDTLSFSLDIVPPAGDPTLPEVTPEQRAENDIRFNREDSIRHAYIASFPGADAIRAFASETGYEAEAVAPYIVASRGNASEIEAFLKEAAGREMRSRALDLLGTLAEKDLRDAEASVLDDHLYHTDSLADVATVLAPRIGYEMLTPYRSFFQREIPETDAARFRARPLELVEWCKDSLTLRDDLCTVGTVISPEGVWESRMADRTSRNTFFVAVARSLGIPAWIDRVTGYVLYKENGKDVAVDFESGRSEQVAEGTLKLDYTPIPRLGDPSYARHFSLSRFDGEGFALQVYPDFEPWSKLFKEPVPVPAGYYMMVSGTRLAKGGVLAQVSFFGVEQDKETDVGLVMRESEEAVSVIGSFNSESKFQTPEGGETSVLLTTGRGYFIVGILGVGDEPTNHALKDIAAKASELEKWGRKIVLLFPSRAAYEKYQSAPIEGLPSTVVFGIDADGSIEAAIRQEMKLQAGTRLPVFIIADTFNRVVFESHGYTIGMGDQLLHTVHGL from the coding sequence ATGAGAAAATTAGTTTGTGTCGGTATGCTATGTGCATTATTGTCTGCATGTACATCTCCGTTCGAGAAGCAGGTGAAGGCTGATTTCCAGGCGAAAAAGGCTTTGTTCTCACAAGGGGATTTTTTCGGTGTGTTCGATGATGAAGGATTGACAGCTGAAGAACGGGATGCCCTGATGTTCTTTTATGCGTATATGCCGGTGGGCGATATTACGGATTATTCGGGCAACTTTTATCTGGAAAACATCCGGAGCTCGTTTGCCACGCGCGAAGAGACGGAGTGGGGGAAGAAGATTCCCGATGATGTGTTCCGGCATTTTGTCCTTCCGGTGCGGGTGAATAACGAGGCGCTCGACCGCTCGCGGATGGTGTTCCACGATGAACTGATGCCCCGCCTGAAGGGATTGGCGATGTATGACGCCGTGCTTGAGGTAAACCATTGGTGCCACGAGAAGGCGAATTACCAGCCTTCGGACGCGCGTACCAGTTCGCCCCTTGCCACGGTGCGGACGGCTTACGGGCGTTGTGGGGAAGAGTCCACTTTCCTTGTGGCTGCGCTCCGCTCGGTGGGCATTCCGGCACGGCAGGTCTATACGCCCCGCTGGGCACATACCGACGACAATCATGCGTGGGTAGAGGCTTGGGTAGACGGGAAATGGTATTTCCTGGGAGCGTGCGAGCCTGAGCCGGTGCTTAATTTGGGCTGGTTCAACGAGCCGGCAAGCCGCGGCATGCTGATGCACACCAAGGTGTTCGGTTATTACGAGGGACCGGAAGAGGTGATGCGCACCACCGCCAATTATACCGAAATAAATGTGATAGGAAACTATGCGCAGAACGCACCGGTAACGGTACTCGTAACGGATATCGACGGAAAGCCCGTCGGAGATGCTTGCGTGCGCTTTGGCATCTATAACTATGCGGAGTTTTATCCGGTTTCATCCCAGAAGACAGGTGCGGACGGACGGGCAAGCCTTTCCGCCGGACTGGGAGATATGGTGGTGCTGGCGGTGAAAGACCGTGCGTTCGGAATACAGAAAGTGTCTTTCGGAAAAGACAAGGAAGTAGAACTCCGGCTCGAACATCAGGTAGGCGACACGCTTTCGTTCTCGCTTGACATCGTTCCTCCCGCAGGTGACCCGACACTTCCGGAAGTCACGCCGGAGCAACGCGCTGAGAACGATATCCGTTTCAACCGGGAAGACTCCATCCGCCATGCGTATATCGCTTCCTTCCCCGGTGCGGACGCGATTCGTGCCTTTGCCTCGGAAACAGGCTATGAAGCAGAAGCGGTTGCACCCTATATCGTGGCTTCGCGCGGAAACGCTTCGGAGATAGAGGCTTTCTTGAAAGAAGCGGCAGGACGGGAGATGCGGAGTCGTGCGCTGGATTTGCTGGGCACACTTGCCGAGAAAGACTTGCGCGATGCGGAGGCAAGCGTGCTGGATGACCATCTGTATCATACGGATTCGCTGGCGGATGTGGCTACGGTCTTGGCTCCGCGCATCGGATACGAAATGCTGACTCCTTACCGTTCGTTCTTCCAGCGTGAGATACCCGAAACGGATGCCGCCCGTTTCCGCGCGAGGCCTTTGGAACTGGTGGAATGGTGCAAGGATAGCCTGACGCTCCGGGATGACTTGTGCACGGTGGGTACGGTGATTTCTCCCGAAGGGGTGTGGGAAAGCCGTATGGCAGACCGTACTTCGCGGAACACGTTCTTTGTAGCGGTGGCACGTTCGCTCGGCATTCCCGCATGGATAGACCGTGTGACGGGATATGTATTATATAAGGAGAACGGCAAGGACGTAGCGGTAGATTTCGAAAGCGGACGTTCGGAACAAGTGGCGGAAGGCACGCTGAAGCTGGACTATACGCCGATACCCCGTCTGGGCGACCCGTCGTATGCACGCCATTTTTCCTTGTCCCGTTTCGATGGAGAAGGGTTTGCCTTGCAGGTTTATCCCGATTTCGAGCCTTGGAGCAAGTTGTTCAAAGAACCGGTCCCGGTTCCGGCAGGCTATTATATGATGGTATCCGGCACCCGTCTGGCTAAGGGAGGCGTGCTGGCGCAAGTGTCTTTCTTTGGCGTGGAGCAGGATAAGGAAACCGATGTAGGACTGGTGATGCGTGAGAGTGAGGAGGCGGTCAGTGTGATAGGCAGCTTCAATTCGGAATCCAAGTTCCAGACTCCGGAAGGCGGGGAGACTTCGGTTTTGCTCACTACGGGCAGGGGCTATTTCATTGTGGGCATTTTAGGCGTGGGTGATGAGCCTACCAACCATGCCTTGAAGGACATCGCCGCCAAAGCCTCGGAACTGGAGAAATGGGGACGGAAGATTGTGTTGCTTTTCCCCTCACGTGCCGCATACGAGAAATATCAGTCGGCTCCGATAGAAGGCTTGCCTTCGACCGTAGTTTTCGGTATTGATGCTGACGGAAGCATAGAGGCCGCTATCCGGCAGGAGATGAAGCTTCAGGCTGGCACCCGTCTTCCGGTTTTCATCATAGCCGATACGTTCAACCGTGTGGTATTCGAGTCGCATGGCTATACCATCGGCATGGGCGACCAGCTCTTGCATACGGTTCATGGGTTGTGA
- the rpoN gene encoding RNA polymerase factor sigma-54, producing the protein MAIHSSQVQTQTQQQVQTLSPQQILAVKLLELPTVELEERVHAELLDNPALEEGKEPSEDDLHGDEGEDYATDQDGEPNTDYGEDLSLGDYRTEDDIPDYKLQENNRSKDDKPEDIPFSDNVSFYETLKEQLDMQALTPEEKQLGEYLIGSLDDDGLLRKSIDTLIDELAIYQGINATPQEAEHVLSIIQDFDPAGIGARNLQECLLLQIKRKEDSPLKQTEYDIISKCCDEFTKKNKDKILQKLNITEKQYNDAVAELVKLNPRPGSSMGETIGKNIQQIIPDFIVETEDDGTVSLSLNNHNVPELRLSREFTDMLDEHTRNKTNQSKESKDAMLFLKQKVDAAQNFINAVKQRQQTLMSTMQAIIDLQRPFFQEGDESLLRPMILKDVAERARLDVSTVSRVSNSKYVQTNFGIYPLKFFFSDGYTTESGEELSVREIKRILKECVDHEDKNRPYTDDELAVILKEKGYPLARRTVSKYRQQLNIPVARLRR; encoded by the coding sequence ATGGCAATACATTCAAGTCAAGTACAGACACAGACACAGCAACAAGTACAGACCTTGTCGCCCCAACAGATATTGGCGGTCAAATTACTGGAACTCCCTACGGTAGAACTGGAAGAGCGCGTCCACGCGGAACTTCTGGACAATCCGGCACTGGAAGAAGGCAAGGAGCCTTCAGAAGACGACCTGCACGGCGACGAGGGGGAAGACTATGCCACCGACCAGGACGGCGAGCCGAATACCGATTACGGAGAGGACCTCTCGCTGGGCGATTACCGCACCGAAGACGACATACCCGATTACAAGCTGCAGGAGAACAACCGCTCGAAAGACGACAAGCCCGAAGACATCCCTTTCTCGGACAACGTCTCTTTCTACGAAACCCTGAAAGAACAGCTTGACATGCAAGCCCTGACGCCCGAAGAAAAACAATTGGGCGAATACCTTATCGGCTCGCTCGACGACGACGGGCTCTTGCGGAAAAGCATCGACACCCTTATCGACGAACTCGCCATCTACCAAGGGATAAACGCCACGCCCCAAGAAGCGGAACACGTACTTTCCATCATCCAGGACTTCGACCCGGCGGGCATCGGCGCGAGAAACCTCCAAGAATGCCTCCTGCTGCAAATCAAGCGCAAGGAAGATTCGCCCTTGAAACAAACCGAATACGACATCATCAGCAAGTGCTGTGACGAGTTCACGAAGAAAAACAAGGATAAAATCCTGCAAAAGCTGAACATCACCGAAAAGCAATACAACGATGCCGTAGCAGAACTGGTAAAGCTCAACCCGCGCCCGGGAAGCTCGATGGGAGAAACCATCGGAAAGAACATCCAGCAAATCATCCCCGACTTTATCGTGGAGACCGAAGACGACGGCACCGTCAGCCTGAGCCTCAACAACCACAACGTGCCCGAACTCCGCCTGAGCCGCGAATTCACCGACATGCTGGACGAGCACACGCGCAACAAGACAAACCAAAGCAAGGAATCGAAAGACGCCATGCTTTTCCTGAAACAGAAAGTAGACGCCGCGCAAAACTTCATCAATGCCGTCAAGCAGCGGCAACAGACCCTGATGAGTACCATGCAGGCGATTATCGACCTGCAACGCCCCTTCTTCCAGGAGGGAGACGAGTCGCTGCTGCGCCCGATGATTCTGAAAGACGTGGCGGAACGCGCACGCCTGGACGTGTCGACCGTCTCGCGCGTAAGCAACAGCAAATACGTGCAGACCAACTTCGGCATCTACCCGCTCAAGTTCTTCTTCAGCGACGGATATACCACCGAAAGCGGGGAAGAGCTTTCGGTACGCGAAATCAAACGCATCCTGAAAGAGTGTGTAGACCACGAAGACAAAAACCGTCCGTACACCGACGACGAACTGGCGGTTATCCTGAAAGAGAAAGGCTATCCGCTGGCACGGCGCACCGTATCCAAATACCGCCAACAGCTGAACATCCCCGTGGCACGATTAAGAAGATAA